A genome region from Musa acuminata AAA Group cultivar baxijiao chromosome BXJ3-5, Cavendish_Baxijiao_AAA, whole genome shotgun sequence includes the following:
- the LOC103986441 gene encoding uncharacterized protein LOC103986441 encodes MGVLGEGSRWCFCSGGGRSERVKGGIFCSKGPALAAIYAAGGGSGGGVGTGFLIHRNLLLTTHANLPSAAATEAAEIRLCHDRLPARLAPQRFFITSSVLDLTIVGLDILDSDSPSEVQQPRYLKTCFNPNIDLGNVVYLLGHTDKKELAVGEGKVVIATDNLIKLFIDGVAWCPGSAGFDVHGNLAFMVCDPMKLASSPTGRSASSSSSLSWKKDTSMQFGIPIPVICDWLHQHWEGSLDEVSKPKLSKIRSMPTGQKSGNSCASFTLRRVFKAFEEVNDNILSSSPVNRRSKFQLGSSCSANSNAMFSHDENMAIDLSCTHEQGIPTPEIFESPKLISGPLQKKQYAPIQLLDINFPPRAPRSIILPPPLKQVLSDEDNVRGSEPGNVLREYDLSPKDVPQASREGKYKLPPIGTWQEDRCSVQSSSSPLEISELQHEGNEFGSEEDTMYSAETMESRNIPTPKETNLQQVGRSQSCVNYSRWTSTRRMLTAQRSASQKQRALTPACKTQSQTSALPQRSHDFHSSTVSSNMKRNSLENPRRPRRSTVQKPQRWMF; translated from the exons ATGGGGGTCTTGGGAGAAGGGTCGAGGTGGTGCTTCTGCTCGGGCGGAGGGAGGTCGGAGAGGGTGAAAGGTGGCATCTTTTGCTCCAAAGGTCCCGCCTTGGCCGCCATCTACGCCGCCGGGGGTGGGAGTGGCGGCGGCGTGGGGACTGGGTTCCTTATTCATCGTAACCTCCTTCTGACGACCCATGCCAACCTCCCTTCCGCCGCCGCCACAGAGGCCGCCGAGATCCGCCTCTGCCATGACCGCTTACCTGCCCGCCTTGCCCCCCAGAG ATTTTTCATAACCAGTTCTGTTCTCGATCTTACTATAGTGGGGCTTGATATTCTGGATAGTGACTCACcctcagaggtgcagcagcctcgTTACTTGAAGACCTGCTTCAATCCAAATATAGATCTGGGTAATGTGGTTTATCTTTTAGGGCACACAGACAAAAAGGAGCTGGCCGTCGGTGAGGGAAAAGTAGTGATAGCCACTGACAACCTCATAAAACTGTTCATAGATGGGGTGGCATGGTGCCCTGGATCCGCTGGTTTTGATGTTCATGGAAACTTAGCTTTTATGGTATGTGATCCCATGAAACTTGCCTCGTCACCCACCGGAAGATCTGCATCCTCTTCGTCATCTCTATCATGGAAGAAAGATACTTCTATGCAGTTTGGGATCCCAATTCCAGTCATTTGTGATTGGTTACATCAGCACTGGGAAGGGAGCTTGGATGAGGTTAGCAAACCCAAGTTGTCTAAGATTCGATCAATGCCCACAGGACAGAAGAGTGGGAATTCTTGTGCTTCTTTCACCCTTCGCCGCGTCTTCAAGGCATTTGAGGAGGTGAATGATAATATCTTGTCATCCTCACCTGTCAATCGAAGATCAAAGTTTCAGCTTGGATCAAGCTGTTCAGCAAATTCAAATGCAATGTTCTCCCACGACGAAAACATGGCTATTGATTTAAGCTGTACCCATGAACAGGGGATTCCAACTCCGGAGATTTTTGAATCACCAAAACTCATTTCTGGGCCACTTCAGAAGAAGCAATATGCTCCAATCCAGCTCTTGGACATTAATTTCCCTCCGAGGGCTCCGAGATCTATCATTCTGCCACCGCCGCTTAAACAAGTACTCTCTGATGAAGATAATGTTCGAGGGTCTGAGCCTGGAAATGTGTTGAGAGAATATGACTTGTCACCAAAGGATGTACCACAAGCCAGTCGTGAAGGGAAATATAAGCTTCCCCCAATCGGCACTTGGCAAGAGGATCGCTGCAGTGTGCAGTCCAGTTCATCTCCATTggagatatcagagttgcagcatGAAGGCAATGAATTTGGTAGTGAAGAGGATACCATGTACTCTGCTGAAACCATGGAAAGCAGAAACATCCCAACCCCCAAAGAAACCAACCTCCAACAAGTAGGTAGGAGCCAGAGTTGTGTGAACTACAGCAGATGGACTTCCACTCGGAGGATGCTGACGGCACAGAGATCAGCCTCGCAGAAGCAGCGTGCCTTAACGCCTGCATGTAAAACACAATCACAGACCTCAGCATTGCCCCAAAGGAGCCATGATTTCCACAGTTCAACAGTCTCATCAAACATGAAGCGGAATAGCTTAGAGAATCCAAGGAGACCCCGTCGAAGCACGGTGCAAAAGCCTCAAAGATGGATGTTCTGA